A genomic window from Silene latifolia isolate original U9 population chromosome Y, ASM4854445v1, whole genome shotgun sequence includes:
- the LOC141628809 gene encoding uncharacterized protein LOC141628809 has product MAVGLGGSFVGSEILLKLGALPKISFIGWLVMQGRLLTRDRLKRMRIVMDDSCVLCASAPETHAHLFFACEYSKRCLQILSSRLGCHIPSQDWFDWWTRQRFPSEKLQYQAAILLLALIYSIWWSRNHCITENILLRPEFLIARFDKISFFVM; this is encoded by the exons ATGGCAGTTGGGCTTGGAGGAAGCTTTGTAGGATCAGAGATCTTATTAAAGCTGG GTGCCCTCCCTAAGATCAGCTTTATAGGGTGGCTGGTGATGCAGGGTAGATTACTAACCAGAGATCGGCTGAAAAGAATGAGGATTGTCATGGATGATTCCTGTGTCTTATGTGCTAGTGCTCCTGAGACACACGCCCATCTGTTTTTTGCGTGTGAATATAGTAAGAGATGCCTTCAAATCTTGTCCTCTAGATTGGGGTGCCATATTCCAAGTCAGGACTGGTTTGATTGGTGGACCAGACAGAGATTTCCTTCAGAGAAGCTCCAATATCAAGCTGCAATTCTGCTGCTAGCTCTCATATATTCCATCTGGTGGAGCAGGAATCATTGCATAACAGAGAACATCCTTTTACGTCCAGAGTTCCTTATTGCTAGATTCGATAAAATTAGTTTTTTTGTTATGTAA